One Ornithinicoccus hortensis genomic window, ACGGCCAGGGCGGGCGCCGGCGGCGCCGCCGCGGCGGCAAGGGCCGGCGCGGACGCTCCGACTCCGACGGGGGAGAGGACCAGCAGGGCGGCAGCGAGGACGCCGGGGACGGCGAGGACTCCCGCGGCGGCCGGGACCGCCAGGACGGCGGCGACGGGCGCGGCGGCAAGGGGGGCCAGGGCGACCAGTCCGACAAGGACGGCGGGTCCGGTCAGGACGACCAGTCCGGCGGGGACGACGACGGTGACGGCTCGGGCAGCAGCCGGCGCCGCCGCCGGCGTCGCCGCGGCGAGGAGTCCGAGTCCGGCAACCGGGCCCGGGGTGGCCGCGCCCGCAGCGCCCAGGACGAGGTGTCCGGGGTCCGCGGCTCGACCCGGCTGGAGGCCAAGCGCCAGCGGCGCCGGGAGGGCCGCGAGGCCGGTCGGCGGCGCACCATCATCACCGAGGCCGAGTTCCTGGCCCGCCGGGAGAGCGTCGAGCGGGTGATGGTGGTCCGGGGGCTGGAGGACCGCACCCAGATCGGCGTCCTCGAGGACGGGGTGCTCGTCGAGCACTACGTGTCCCGCGAGACGCAGACCACGATGGTCGGCAACGTCTACCTCGGCCGGGTGCAGAACGTCCTGCCCAGCATGGAGGCCGCGTTCGTCGACATCGGCAAGGGCCGCAACGCGGTGCTGTATGCCGGGGAGGTCAACTGGGACGCCGCGGGCCTGGACTCGGGGGAGCCCAAGCGCATCGAGAACGCGTTGAAGTCCGGGGAGTCCGTGCTGGTCCAGGTCACCAAGGACCCGATCGGGCACAAGGGCGCGCGGCTGACCTCGCAGGTCTCCCTACCGGGGCGCTACCTGGTCTACGTCCCGGGCAACTCGATGACCGGCATCTCCCGCAAGCTGCCGGACACCGAGCGGGCCCGGCTGAAGCAGATCCTGAAGGAGGTCGTCCCGCAGGGCGCCGGCGTCATCGTGCGCACCGCCGCCGAGGGAGCCAGCGAGGAGGAGCTGCGCGCCGACGTGGAGCGCCTCACCAGCATGTGGGAGCGGATCCAGGCCAAGGAGAAGACCGGCAACGCCCCGGTGCTGCTGCACGGGGAGCCGGACATGACCGTCCGGGTCATCCGGGACGTCTTCAACGAGGACTTCACCAAGCTGGTCGTCTCCGGCGAGCAGGCCTGGACCGAGGTCAGCGACTACATCGCCGACGTCGCGCCGGACCTGGCCGACCGCCTCGAGAAGTGGGACGGCGAGGGCGACATCTTCACCGCCCACCGGGTCCACGAGGCGCTCGCCAAGGCGATGGACCGCAAGGTCTGGCTGCCGTCCGGCGGCTCGCTGGTCATCGACCGCACCGAGGCGATGACCGTCGTCGACGTCAATACCGGCAAGTTCGTCGGCTCCGGCGGCAACCTGGAGGAGACGGTCACCAAGAACAACATCGAGGCGGCCGAGGAGATCGTGCGCCAGCTGCGGCTGCGCGACATCGGCGGCATCATCGTCATCGACTTCATCGACATGGTGCTGGAGAGCAACCGGGACCTCGTGGTCCGGCGGTTGCTGGAGTGCCTGGGCCGGGACCGCACCAAGCACCAGGTGGCCGAGGTCACCTCCCTCGGTCTGGTCCAGATGACCCGCAAGCGGGTCGGGGCCGGGCTGATCGAGGTGTTCTCCGAGACCTGCACCCACTGCGCCGGGCGCGGCATCGTCGTGCACCCGGAGCCGATCGAGAAGTCCGGTGGCGGCTCGGACCACGGCGGTGGCCGGGGCCGGGGCAACGGGGGCGGCCGCGGCCGCTCCGGCGGCTCCGGGAACAACGGCGGCAACGCTGCCGTCGCCTCGCGCCCGCAGCCCAACCCCTCCGGTCCCACCCCCGCCCAGATCGCCGCAGCGGCCCACGCCGCGGCCCAGCAGGCCGGCAGCAAGGCCGACGCCGGCGCCGTGGCCGGTGCGACCGAGGCCGCCGTCGAGGCCCTGGTGGGTCCGGCGGCCACGGCGGCGGACACCGACGCCACCGCCCCGTCCGGTGAGGACCGGACCGGCCCGGCACCCACCGGGGCCGCGGCGCAGCCCGAGTCGTCGGAGCAGGCCGCGGCCCCCGTCGCCGTCGAGCCGGTGGCCCCAGTCGTCGCCGAGCCGGTGGCCCCCGCCCCGCGCAAGCGGGCCCGGCGGGGGCGGGTCACCGCACCGGTGACCGCGCCGGCCGAGTCCGTCGTGGTCGACACCACGGTCGGGGAGCCGGCTCCCGTGACCCCGTCCGGGACGGACGCCGACCCCTCGGGCGAGGCGCCGACCCCGGCCACGCAGGCCCCGGAGAGCACCGGGACCGGCGACTGGGCGACCCCGTCGGAGCCGGAGGCACCGGGCGAGGCGGAGACCCCCTCCGCCGCGGCCGCGCCGAAGGCCCCCGCCCGTCGCTCCCGGGCCAAGCGGGCCCGGGTCGTGGCACCGGCGGGTCCGCCCACGGGCGGTCCGGCCGAGCCAACCGAGTGAGTTTGGCAGGGGCGTCGTCCGCACGGTATTGTGGTGCGTCGGCGCGCCCTGTGGCGCCGTTCCGGGACCTCAGGTCCCCGGCCCGGGGCCGAGTCCCACAACAGTCGTAGGAAAGTGAGTTCAACGTGTACGCGATCGTCCGCGCTGGCGGCCGTCAGGAGAAGGTTTCCGTCGGTGACGTCCTCCTGGTCGACAAGGTGAATGCGCAGGCGGGCGAGTCGGTTGACCTCGCGGCGCTGCTGCTGGTCGACGGTGAGTCCATCACCTCCGACGCCGACTCCCTGGCCAAGGTCAAGGTGACCGCCGAGGTGGTCAAGGCCGCCAAGGGCCCCAAGATCGTCATCCAGAAGTACAAGAACAAGACCGGTTACAAGAAGCGGCAGGGCCACCGCCAGCCGCTGACCCAGGTCAAGATCACCGCGATCGACGCCTGAGACCGACCGAATAAGACCAGAAGGTAGGCACTAGGAATGGCACACAAGAAGGGTGCGTCCTCGACCCGCAACGGTCGGGACTCCAACTCCCAGCGTCTCGGTGTGAAGCGGTTCGGCGGCCAGGTCGTCGGGGCCGGCGAGATCATCGTCCGGCAGCGCGGCACCCACTTCCACCCCGGTGTCGGGGTCGGCCGGGGCAAGGACGACACGCTGTTCGCCCTCGTTCCGGGCACCGTCGAGTTCGGCGCGAAGGGCGGCCGCAAGACCGTCAACGTCGTCGACGCCGCTGTCTGAGACAGCCCACAGCACCACATACCCCGGACGCCGGTGCGTTGCCCGTGAGGCAACGCCCGGCGTCCGTCGTTGTTGAGAGGATCCACCCATGGCCACTTTCGTCGACCGGGCAGTCCTGCACCTGACCGCCGGCAACGGCGGGCACGGTTGTGCCTCGGTGCACCGGGAGAAGTTCAAGCCGCTCGGCGGCCCCGACGGAGGCAACGGCGGCCGGGGCGGGGACATCGTGCTCCGCGTCGACCCGCAGGTCACCACGCTGCTGGAGTACCACCACGGACCGCACCGCACCGCGACCAACGGGCGTCCGGGCGAGGGCGGGGAGCGCAACGGGGCCCAGGGGGAGGACCTCGTGCTCGGCGTGCCGGACGGCACCGTCATCAGCACCCGGGACGGTGAGGTGCTGGCCGACCTGGTCGGGACCGGCGCCGAGTACGTCGCGGCCCGTGGCGGACGCGGCGGCCTCGGCAACAAGGCACTGGCCTCCCCGCGGCGCAAGGCGCCGGGGTTCGCCCTCCTGGGAGAGCCGGGGGAGACCGCCGAGGTGGTGCTGGAGCTGAAGACCCTGGCGGACGTGGCCCTGGTCGGCTTCCCCTCCGCGGGCAAGTCCAGCCTGGTCTCGGTCGTCTCGGCGGCCAAGCCGAAGATCGCCGACTACCCGTTCACCACGCTCGTGCCCAACCTCGGCGTGGTCACCGCCGGCGGCAACCGGTTCACGATCGCCGACGTCCCCGGCCTGATCCCCGGCGCGAGCCAGGGCAAGGGGCTGGGCCTGGAGTTCCTGCGCCACGTCGAGCGCTGCCACGTCCTGGTGCACGTCATCGACTGCGCCACGCTCGAGCCGGGCCGCGACCCGCTCACCGACCTCGACGTGATCGAGCACGAGCTGGCCGAGTACGTCCCGGACGCCTCCCTGGGGGGCATCCCGCTGGCCGACCGGGTGCGGGTCGTCGTGCTCAACAAGGCCGACGTCCCCGAGGCGCGGGAGCTGGCCGAGATGGTCCGGCCCGACCTGGAGGAGCGCGGGCTGGAGGTGCACATCGTGTCGGCGGTGGCGCACCTGGGCCTGAAGGAACTGACGTATGCGCTGGCTGGCCACGTGCAGCGGGCCCGCGACGAGCAGATCGAGATCGAGCCGCCCCGCGTGGTGCTGCGCCCGAAGGCGGTCGACGACGCCGGCTTCCACGTCCGGCGGGAGAACACGCCGGACGGCGAGGTCTTCCGCGTGCTGGGGGACCGGCCCACCCGGTGGGTGCGGCAGACCGACTTCGGCAACGACGAGGCGGTCGGCTACCTCGCCGACCGGCTGAACCGTCTTGGGGTGGAGGACGGGCTGCTCAAGGCCGGCGCGGTGGCCGGGTCGACGGTGCTGATCGGGCCGGAGGAGGACGCGGTCGTCTTCGACTGGGAGCCGACGGTCGCCTCGGGTGCCGAGCTGCTCGGGCAGCGCGGCACCGACCTGCGCCTGGAGGACCGGCACCGGCCGACCCGCGAGGAGAAGCGGGCCGCCTTCAAGGACAAGATGGACGCCAAGACCGCCGCCCGGGAGGAGCTGGCCGCCGACCGTCGGGCCGGGCTCTGGACCGACCAGGACTGAGCATCGACCGGACCCTCCGGTGCATTTTTATGCAGGGGAGTGGTTTAGTATGCTTTCCATGGCAAGTCCCCGTTCCGCGATCCGTGACGCCCACCGGGTGGTCGTCAAGATCGGCTCCTCCTCGATCACGGCCCCGCAGGGCGGCATCGACTCCTACCGGTTGCAGGCGCTGTCCACCGTGCTGGCCAAGCGCTGCCTCGCCGGGGGCCAGATGCTCCTGGTCTCCTCGGGGGCGATCGCGGCGGGGATGACCCCGCTGGGACTCACCCGCAGGCCCAAGGACCTGGCCACCCAGCAGGCCGCGGCCAGCGCCGGCCAGGGCAACCTGATGGCCGCCTACACGACCGCCTTCCACCTGCACGGACTCACC contains:
- the rplU gene encoding 50S ribosomal protein L21, which encodes MYAIVRAGGRQEKVSVGDVLLVDKVNAQAGESVDLAALLLVDGESITSDADSLAKVKVTAEVVKAAKGPKIVIQKYKNKTGYKKRQGHRQPLTQVKITAIDA
- the obgE gene encoding GTPase ObgE, which gives rise to MATFVDRAVLHLTAGNGGHGCASVHREKFKPLGGPDGGNGGRGGDIVLRVDPQVTTLLEYHHGPHRTATNGRPGEGGERNGAQGEDLVLGVPDGTVISTRDGEVLADLVGTGAEYVAARGGRGGLGNKALASPRRKAPGFALLGEPGETAEVVLELKTLADVALVGFPSAGKSSLVSVVSAAKPKIADYPFTTLVPNLGVVTAGGNRFTIADVPGLIPGASQGKGLGLEFLRHVERCHVLVHVIDCATLEPGRDPLTDLDVIEHELAEYVPDASLGGIPLADRVRVVVLNKADVPEARELAEMVRPDLEERGLEVHIVSAVAHLGLKELTYALAGHVQRARDEQIEIEPPRVVLRPKAVDDAGFHVRRENTPDGEVFRVLGDRPTRWVRQTDFGNDEAVGYLADRLNRLGVEDGLLKAGAVAGSTVLIGPEEDAVVFDWEPTVASGAELLGQRGTDLRLEDRHRPTREEKRAAFKDKMDAKTAAREELAADRRAGLWTDQD
- a CDS encoding Rne/Rng family ribonuclease, with amino-acid sequence MVSTDDHNNDSAPADEPAGTFPTLFSHVDTTTPVAPVVAEPEQDEETDEADEATAPAVAAPSFGLLFQAPDLSKVPERPRRKPARETGSEEEAEDNQSGRGAQRGSGGGSEGDSDNGSGNGPDGGSDGGSDGEDDGQGGRRRRRRGGKGRRGRSDSDGGEDQQGGSEDAGDGEDSRGGRDRQDGGDGRGGKGGQGDQSDKDGGSGQDDQSGGDDDGDGSGSSRRRRRRRRGEESESGNRARGGRARSAQDEVSGVRGSTRLEAKRQRRREGREAGRRRTIITEAEFLARRESVERVMVVRGLEDRTQIGVLEDGVLVEHYVSRETQTTMVGNVYLGRVQNVLPSMEAAFVDIGKGRNAVLYAGEVNWDAAGLDSGEPKRIENALKSGESVLVQVTKDPIGHKGARLTSQVSLPGRYLVYVPGNSMTGISRKLPDTERARLKQILKEVVPQGAGVIVRTAAEGASEEELRADVERLTSMWERIQAKEKTGNAPVLLHGEPDMTVRVIRDVFNEDFTKLVVSGEQAWTEVSDYIADVAPDLADRLEKWDGEGDIFTAHRVHEALAKAMDRKVWLPSGGSLVIDRTEAMTVVDVNTGKFVGSGGNLEETVTKNNIEAAEEIVRQLRLRDIGGIIVIDFIDMVLESNRDLVVRRLLECLGRDRTKHQVAEVTSLGLVQMTRKRVGAGLIEVFSETCTHCAGRGIVVHPEPIEKSGGGSDHGGGRGRGNGGGRGRSGGSGNNGGNAAVASRPQPNPSGPTPAQIAAAAHAAAQQAGSKADAGAVAGATEAAVEALVGPAATAADTDATAPSGEDRTGPAPTGAAAQPESSEQAAAPVAVEPVAPVVAEPVAPAPRKRARRGRVTAPVTAPAESVVVDTTVGEPAPVTPSGTDADPSGEAPTPATQAPESTGTGDWATPSEPEAPGEAETPSAAAAPKAPARRSRAKRARVVAPAGPPTGGPAEPTE
- the rpmA gene encoding 50S ribosomal protein L27 — protein: MAHKKGASSTRNGRDSNSQRLGVKRFGGQVVGAGEIIVRQRGTHFHPGVGVGRGKDDTLFALVPGTVEFGAKGGRKTVNVVDAAV